The following proteins are co-located in the Clavibacter capsici genome:
- a CDS encoding CYTH and CHAD domain-containing protein — MVHTESVEIERKYDVPDGVPVPPFEGIEGVAEARAADPVTLVAVYLDTADHALADRRMILRRREGGHDAGWHVKLPADGGEGRTELGWPLAEGDDGDGAIPGPVLDQVAVHVRGRELTPLARLETVRTIVTLHDAEGRAVAEFADDRVTGSDVRGTVRAWHEWEVELLPDAPAKRRQRTALLDRIERHVLDAGARPSDSASKLARALGADALGRQAPAGPALPDPATLTKESPASEVARAILARGVRDLVAADPHVRADEHDAVHRMRVAVRRLRSALRTHQDVVDPAATAPVRAELTALGAVLGDARDMEVLRDRVVWSVVEHDAETVPDHVGDALHDVLDERYRRARERVIRALSSPRYVALLDDLDRLVADPPLAHDATAPAGPTLHAALRRDAERVGRRAAVAQEAVGEAARTEALHEVRKAAKRLRYAAEEVSGRTVTVLGRKTMRLATAAEEVHDELGEHRDGLAMQRLLRDEAKRLAARGGDSFALGVLHEAERLRTESALWRAQQAVERLLATAVPGA; from the coding sequence ATGGTGCACACGGAGTCCGTCGAGATCGAGCGCAAGTACGACGTCCCGGACGGGGTGCCCGTCCCGCCGTTCGAGGGGATCGAGGGCGTCGCCGAGGCGCGTGCCGCGGATCCCGTCACGCTCGTCGCCGTCTACCTCGACACCGCGGACCACGCGCTCGCCGACCGCCGCATGATCCTCCGCCGTCGCGAGGGCGGGCATGACGCCGGCTGGCACGTCAAGCTCCCGGCCGACGGGGGAGAGGGGCGCACCGAGCTCGGCTGGCCGCTCGCGGAGGGCGACGACGGCGACGGCGCGATCCCCGGCCCGGTGCTCGACCAGGTCGCCGTGCACGTCCGCGGTCGGGAGCTCACGCCGCTCGCGCGCCTCGAGACCGTGCGCACCATCGTCACCCTGCACGACGCCGAGGGGCGCGCGGTCGCGGAGTTCGCCGACGACCGCGTCACCGGGTCCGACGTGCGCGGCACCGTGCGCGCCTGGCACGAGTGGGAGGTGGAGCTGCTGCCCGACGCGCCCGCGAAGCGGAGGCAGCGCACGGCGCTCCTCGACCGGATCGAGCGGCACGTCCTCGACGCCGGCGCGCGCCCCTCCGACAGCGCCTCCAAGCTCGCCCGCGCGCTCGGCGCCGACGCGCTCGGCCGCCAGGCGCCCGCCGGGCCCGCCCTGCCGGATCCCGCGACGCTCACGAAGGAGAGCCCGGCGTCGGAGGTGGCCCGCGCGATCCTCGCCCGCGGCGTCCGCGACCTCGTCGCCGCCGACCCGCACGTGCGCGCCGACGAGCACGACGCCGTGCACCGGATGCGCGTCGCCGTGCGCCGCCTCCGGAGCGCCCTCCGCACCCACCAGGACGTCGTCGACCCCGCCGCCACCGCGCCCGTCCGCGCCGAGCTCACGGCGCTCGGCGCGGTCCTCGGCGACGCCCGCGACATGGAGGTCCTGCGCGACCGCGTCGTCTGGTCCGTGGTCGAGCACGACGCGGAGACCGTGCCCGACCACGTCGGCGACGCCCTGCACGACGTCCTCGACGAGCGCTACCGCCGCGCCCGCGAGCGGGTGATCCGCGCCCTGTCGTCCCCGCGCTACGTCGCGCTCCTCGACGACCTCGACCGGCTGGTGGCGGATCCGCCGCTCGCGCACGACGCCACCGCGCCCGCGGGCCCGACCCTGCACGCCGCCCTCCGCCGCGACGCCGAGCGCGTCGGCCGCCGGGCCGCCGTCGCGCAGGAGGCGGTGGGCGAGGCCGCGCGCACCGAGGCGCTGCACGAGGTCCGCAAGGCCGCGAAGCGCCTCCGCTACGCCGCCGAGGAGGTCAGCGGCCGCACGGTCACGGTCCTCGGGCGGAAGACGATGCGCCTCGCGACGGCCGCGGAGGAGGTGCACGACGAGCTCGGCGAGCACCGCGACGGCCTCGCCATGCAGCGCCTCCTGCGCGACGAGGCCAAGCGCCTCGCGGCCCGCGGCGGGGACTCCTTCGCGCTCGGCGTGCTGCACGAGGCCGAGCGCCTGCGCACCGAGTCCGCGCTCTGGCGGGCGCAGCAGGCGGTCGAGCGCCTGCTCGCCACCGCCGTCCCGGGAGCGTGA
- a CDS encoding YihY/virulence factor BrkB family protein: MPHRPTRAAADDAGPQAELDEAALHRRQRIGRELGWYACRRAVYGFMKHRGIDMAASLTFYSTLSLVPAAVAVLSLIGLVGDTRAGVEGVLRVLTAVLGDSAVDVIRDPVEQLADGPRSGVAFTVSFLGALWTSAAYVTAFGRAMNRVQETEEGRPLVKYRALMLVVTIVLLVVSVVMVGMLLLTDEGARALGQHLGLGDTTLVVWAVVKWPLLVVLLTGIIGVLYAATPNLRRRRVDLLTWGSLVAIVAWGLGTAGFVAYVTRIATYESTYGVLGAVIVLLLWLYIGNLSLVLGGELDVEIIRARQLQAGIPAEHALRLPVRDTTRAERLARRRALLEDEGRRLREARNGEDAPGDTDGERRADAPPTLPEDDTREVRVRRRRWSARPSSRRSRRA; the protein is encoded by the coding sequence ATGCCCCACCGCCCGACCCGCGCCGCCGCCGACGACGCCGGACCCCAGGCGGAGCTCGACGAGGCGGCGCTCCACCGGCGTCAGCGCATCGGCCGCGAGCTCGGCTGGTACGCCTGCCGCCGCGCGGTCTACGGCTTCATGAAGCACCGCGGCATCGACATGGCCGCGAGCCTCACCTTCTACTCCACGCTGTCGCTCGTCCCGGCCGCGGTCGCCGTGCTCAGCCTCATCGGCCTCGTCGGCGACACGCGCGCCGGCGTCGAGGGCGTGCTCCGCGTGCTCACGGCCGTGCTCGGCGACTCCGCCGTCGACGTGATCCGCGACCCCGTCGAGCAGCTCGCCGACGGGCCGCGCTCCGGCGTCGCCTTCACGGTCTCGTTCCTCGGCGCCCTCTGGACGTCGGCCGCCTACGTCACCGCGTTCGGCCGCGCGATGAACCGGGTGCAGGAGACCGAGGAGGGCCGGCCGCTCGTGAAGTACCGGGCGCTGATGCTCGTGGTGACGATCGTGCTGCTGGTCGTGAGCGTGGTGATGGTCGGCATGCTGCTGCTCACCGACGAGGGCGCCCGGGCGCTCGGGCAGCACCTCGGCCTCGGCGACACGACGCTCGTGGTGTGGGCCGTGGTGAAGTGGCCGCTGCTCGTGGTGCTGCTCACGGGGATCATCGGGGTGCTCTACGCGGCCACCCCGAACCTGCGCCGGCGCCGCGTGGACCTGCTCACGTGGGGCAGCCTGGTCGCGATCGTCGCGTGGGGCCTCGGCACGGCCGGGTTCGTCGCGTACGTGACGCGGATCGCGACCTACGAGTCGACCTACGGGGTGCTCGGCGCGGTGATCGTGCTGCTGCTGTGGCTCTACATCGGGAACCTGTCGCTCGTGCTGGGCGGCGAGCTCGACGTGGAGATCATCCGCGCGCGGCAGCTGCAGGCGGGGATCCCCGCGGAGCACGCGCTGCGCCTGCCGGTGCGCGACACGACGCGCGCCGAGCGCCTCGCCCGCCGCCGCGCCCTCCTCGAGGACGAGGGCCGGCGGCTCCGCGAGGCGCGGAACGGGGAGGACGCGCCCGGGGACACCGACGGGGAGCGCCGGGCGGACGCACCGCCGACGCTCCCCGAGGACGACACGAGGGAGGTGCGGGTCAGGCGGAGGCGCTGGTCCGCACGACCATCTTCCCGACGTTCTCGCCGCGCATGA